Below is a window of Vulpes vulpes isolate BD-2025 chromosome 5, VulVul3, whole genome shotgun sequence DNA.
TAAATATGTCCCCAACATGGAAGGAAGCAttcaggaaaccacagatgtagGAGCCTATGGCCAGACGAGCACACACACCTGTTGTCATGGTGGTGGTGTAATGGAGGGGTTTGCAGACGGCCGcgtagcggtcataggccattgAGGCCAAGAGATAATTTTCCACAGTGGCAAAGGCTACAAAAAAGAACATCTGAGCAGCACATGCATTGTAGGAGATGACCTGGTCTCCCCTAAGTAACCCAGCCATGACCTTGGGAGTGACAGCTGTAGAGTAACCAAAGTCCACCAGAGACAGGTTACTGAGAAAAAAGTACATGGGAGTGTGGAGACGGGAGTCCAAGAGAATCAGCATCATCATGCCCAGGTTACCAGCCAGAGTGATGAGGTAAATGAGAGTGAACATAATAAAGAGGGGGATCTGGAGCTCTGGGGCATTGGTTAGTCCCAGCAGGATGAACTGTGTCCCTTCTGTCCTATTATCCATCAGTGTTATTTGAGAATTATGAGTTGTCC
It encodes the following:
- the LOC112930603 gene encoding olfactory receptor 5B2-like, encoding MDNRTEGTQFILLGLTNAPELQIPLFIMFTLIYLITLAGNLGMMMLILLDSRLHTPMYFFLSNLSLVDFGYSTAVTPKVMAGLLRGDQVISYNACAAQMFFFVAFATVENYLLASMAYDRYAAVCKPLHYTTTMTTGVCARLAIGSYICGFLNASFHVGDIFSLSLCNSNPVHHFFCDVPAVMALSCSDKHISEVFLVFMSSFNALFALLVILISYLFIFITILKVQSAQGHQKALSTCASHLTTVSIFYGTVIFMYLQPSSSHSMDTDKIASVFYSMVIPMLNPLVYSLRNKEVKCAFKKVVEKAIFSIGLAI